The following proteins come from a genomic window of Phnomibacter ginsenosidimutans:
- a CDS encoding 5-formyltetrahydrofolate cyclo-ligase: MTKASIRKSYTAQRQTLTTEAMHEMLTPMLHQFLSLSLPAPAMYMSYRSMDNRHEVPVHYFESVLSDEVAGIQFCYPRIQMTDGSMDAIADDDAVQWEETVFGLEEPVAGNIVSPENIDVVLVPLLAFDTRGFRVGYGKGFYDRFLTRCKKDVLTIGLSWFPPVDGIEDIHANDVPLKYCITPQRIYAF, from the coding sequence ATGACTAAAGCCAGCATTCGCAAAAGCTATACGGCACAGCGCCAGACGTTGACCACCGAAGCCATGCACGAAATGCTGACACCCATGTTGCACCAGTTTTTATCCTTGTCGTTGCCAGCGCCTGCTATGTACATGAGCTACCGCAGCATGGACAATCGCCATGAGGTACCAGTGCATTATTTCGAATCGGTGCTGAGCGATGAAGTGGCCGGTATTCAATTTTGTTATCCACGCATCCAAATGACCGATGGCAGTATGGATGCCATTGCCGATGACGATGCTGTGCAATGGGAAGAAACCGTATTTGGTTTGGAAGAACCCGTGGCGGGCAACATTGTTTCGCCAGAAAATATAGATGTTGTGCTGGTGCCCTTGCTGGCCTTTGATACCCGTGGTTTTCGGGTGGGCTATGGCAAAGGATTTTATGACCGTTTTTTAACACGCTGTAAGAAGGATGTGTTAACAATCGGGCTGAGTTGGTTTCCGCCAGTTGACGGCATTGAGGATATCCATGCGAATGATGTACCTTTAAAATATTGTATCACGCCGCAACGGATCTATGCATTTTAA
- a CDS encoding RsmD family RNA methyltransferase — protein MRIIGGEWGGRKIHPPTKMPYTRPTTDIAKEGLFNILQNQVDFEGAKTLDLFGGTGAISYELISRGATDSTIVEKDVQMYQFISDNLKKLGAPPVKMFRLDVFKFLETCTEQYDFIFAGPPYALTTIDDIPRIIIDRKLIAPDGVFVLEHTPRNNYEQYAGFVKQRNYGTTVFSFFERVD, from the coding sequence ATGAGAATCATTGGAGGAGAATGGGGAGGGCGAAAAATTCATCCGCCAACCAAAATGCCTTACACCAGGCCTACTACGGATATTGCCAAAGAAGGCTTGTTCAATATTTTGCAAAATCAGGTTGATTTTGAAGGCGCCAAAACACTCGATTTATTTGGCGGCACCGGTGCCATTTCGTACGAACTCATTAGCCGTGGCGCTACCGATAGCACCATTGTAGAAAAGGATGTGCAAATGTATCAGTTCATCAGCGACAACCTGAAAAAACTGGGTGCACCTCCGGTAAAAATGTTTCGCCTGGATGTGTTCAAATTTTTGGAAACCTGTACCGAACAATACGATTTCATTTTTGCAGGCCCTCCGTATGCACTCACTACCATTGATGATATTCCACGCATCATCATTGATAGAAAACTGATTGCACCGGATGGCGTATTTGTGCTGGAGCATACACCCCGCAACAATTACGAGCAGTATGCAGGTTTTGTAAAACAACGCAACTACGGCACCACCGTTTTTTCATTTTTTGAAAGAGTAGACTAA
- the lpxK gene encoding tetraacyldisaccharide 4'-kinase — protein MHFNFYLLRGLRLLLFPFSFVMALVVMLRNKLYDWNFFKTTSFNLPLICVGNVSVGGTGKSPMTEMLIGWLQEDFQLATLSRGYKRKTKGYLLAGEGTTALEIGDEPMQFHQKFPHVAVAVGEERIVAVPQLLQDRPDTDVIILDDAFQHRAISAGLNILLTDYSNPYWYDWFLPSGDLRDERRSVQRAQIIVVTKCPPDMGPTEKQKIIQRIKLLAHQQVFFTCLQYATPYHILTAETKSLPAEAAVLLVCGIANPVPLKKHLEKHVAEYHQLSYSDHHIFSIDDLREMEKRFTQLEHNEKLLLTTEKDAVRLLKFGEELKRLPLYVQPVQHQVLFGEADLFKKAVVDFVLHFGKTQTHA, from the coding sequence ATGCATTTTAATTTTTACCTGTTACGTGGTCTCCGGTTATTGTTGTTCCCTTTTTCATTTGTAATGGCGCTGGTGGTGATGCTGCGCAACAAGCTCTACGACTGGAATTTTTTCAAAACAACATCGTTCAATCTGCCACTCATATGTGTGGGCAATGTGAGTGTAGGTGGTACTGGCAAAAGCCCCATGACCGAAATGCTGATTGGTTGGCTGCAGGAAGATTTTCAGCTGGCCACTTTGAGCCGTGGATACAAAAGAAAAACGAAAGGCTACCTGCTGGCAGGCGAGGGTACCACTGCATTGGAAATAGGCGATGAACCTATGCAGTTTCATCAGAAGTTTCCGCATGTAGCCGTGGCTGTGGGTGAGGAACGTATTGTAGCTGTACCGCAATTGCTGCAAGACCGCCCCGATACAGATGTGATTATTTTGGATGATGCTTTTCAGCACAGAGCTATTAGTGCAGGGCTCAATATTTTGCTGACTGATTACAGCAATCCTTATTGGTACGATTGGTTTTTGCCGAGCGGCGATTTGCGGGATGAACGCCGCAGTGTACAACGGGCACAGATAATCGTCGTTACCAAATGCCCGCCGGATATGGGGCCTACGGAAAAGCAAAAAATCATTCAGCGTATTAAACTCTTGGCGCATCAGCAAGTGTTTTTTACCTGCTTGCAATATGCTACGCCGTATCACATTCTTACAGCAGAAACAAAATCGCTGCCTGCAGAAGCTGCGGTGTTGTTGGTGTGTGGCATTGCCAATCCGGTGCCACTCAAAAAACATTTGGAAAAACATGTAGCCGAGTATCATCAGCTCAGTTACAGCGATCATCATATTTTCAGCATTGATGATTTGCGGGAGATGGAAAAACGCTTCACTCAGCTGGAGCATAACGAAAAGCTATTGCTGACAACAGAAAAGGATGCGGTTCGCCTCCTCAAGTTTGGCGAAGAATTGAAACGACTGCCCTTGTACGTGCAGCCCGTGCAGCATCAGGTGTTGTTTGGCGAAGCTGATTTATTTAAAAAAGCCGTGGTAGACTTTGTGCTGCATTTCGGCAAAACACAAACACATGCATAA
- a CDS encoding FtsK/SpoIIIE family DNA translocase produces the protein MAVKAKQKKETSTPGLKQEKEQTVSVQEVVKDERTHKISGFSLLVLSILLLIALGSYCFTWQEDQDKVFKAGANFLFADNLQVDNMLGRLGAWTGHTLIYKGFGLAAFLLCTLPFVAGVNLIFGKKLFSVWRNVKYTFTGLLFFSVALAFALPDSGFSYGGAVGEFCSQYLSNLMGKAGTGLLLFVAGFSWFIWRFNPVFKLPKRLEKPTLTDAEANLTKPEAVAAIVPEAVEETTIPESPAAQSDARFQPTPIPSGKSINDLYAEGKTPAMQVFVPEEINPLTNQPVAANGNSMDGDGIAVVLPQPSTPVNEDPVNALDVMETDESVETIAVALPPKPNPPAPVAESEPESEPLQPKKITPIAVREILPNQLPKSDLELELNNDLDEEEDIDEMVANATGSIPEITQDLEPYDPALDLKGYKFPGLDLLDTHGSEKVIADPEELEQNKNQIIGTLKNYDITIQRISATVGPTVTLYEIVPAPGVRISRIKNLEDDIALSLAALGIRIIAPIPGKGTIGIEVPNVRKNVVSMKSLLSSDKYLNNKYSLPIAIGKTIANEHFVADLASMPHLLMAGATGQGKSVGINTVLVSLLYKKHPSQLKFVLVDPKKVELSLYRVIEKHFLAKLPGEDESIITDTKKVINTLNALCIEMDNRYDLLKEAHVRNIKEYNEKFIKRKLNPQKGHQYLPFIVLVVDEFADLIMTAGKEVEMPIARLAQLARAVGIHLIIATQRPSVNIITGTIKANFPSRIAFKVSSKIDSRTILDAGGAEQLIGKGDMLISHNGELIRLQCAFVDTPEVEKVCEFIGTQRGYPDAFLLPEYVDEKEQEGRDFDLSDRDVLFADAARLIVQNQMGSTSLIQRRMKLGYNRAGRLMDRLEAAGIVGANQGSKAREVLVKTEHELEQILENF, from the coding sequence ATGGCAGTAAAAGCAAAGCAAAAGAAGGAAACCAGCACCCCAGGACTGAAGCAGGAAAAAGAGCAAACCGTGAGTGTGCAGGAAGTGGTGAAAGATGAACGCACCCACAAAATCAGCGGGTTCAGCCTGCTGGTGCTAAGTATTCTATTGCTCATTGCGCTTGGCTCCTATTGCTTTACCTGGCAGGAAGATCAGGATAAAGTATTCAAAGCCGGCGCCAATTTTTTGTTTGCAGACAATTTACAGGTTGACAATATGCTCGGCCGCCTCGGTGCGTGGACGGGCCACACCCTCATTTATAAAGGCTTTGGACTGGCTGCCTTTCTGCTGTGCACGTTGCCGTTTGTTGCAGGTGTCAACCTCATTTTTGGTAAAAAGCTTTTTTCTGTTTGGCGCAATGTGAAGTACACCTTCACCGGGCTGCTGTTTTTTAGTGTGGCACTTGCTTTTGCCCTGCCCGACAGTGGCTTTAGCTACGGCGGTGCTGTGGGTGAATTTTGCAGCCAATACCTGAGCAACCTCATGGGCAAAGCCGGCACCGGTTTGCTCTTGTTTGTGGCTGGTTTCAGTTGGTTTATCTGGCGGTTCAACCCAGTGTTCAAACTGCCCAAGCGGTTGGAAAAACCCACCCTCACCGATGCCGAAGCCAACCTCACCAAACCCGAAGCGGTAGCTGCCATAGTGCCGGAAGCGGTGGAAGAAACAACCATTCCAGAATCGCCTGCTGCACAGAGTGATGCCCGTTTTCAGCCAACGCCCATTCCCTCGGGCAAAAGCATCAACGACTTATATGCCGAAGGCAAAACGCCTGCCATGCAGGTATTTGTGCCCGAGGAAATCAATCCACTCACCAACCAGCCTGTAGCGGCCAATGGCAACAGCATGGATGGTGATGGCATTGCCGTGGTTTTGCCACAACCATCAACGCCGGTGAATGAAGACCCGGTGAATGCGCTGGATGTAATGGAGACTGATGAATCGGTAGAAACCATTGCGGTAGCATTGCCACCCAAGCCTAATCCACCAGCACCTGTAGCGGAATCCGAACCAGAGTCAGAACCTTTGCAGCCTAAAAAAATTACGCCCATCGCCGTTCGTGAAATACTGCCCAACCAACTGCCCAAAAGCGATTTGGAACTGGAGCTGAACAACGACTTGGACGAAGAAGAAGACATTGACGAAATGGTAGCTAATGCCACCGGCAGCATTCCGGAAATCACACAGGATTTAGAGCCCTACGATCCTGCACTGGATTTGAAAGGCTATAAATTTCCCGGCCTCGATTTGCTGGATACACATGGCAGCGAAAAAGTAATAGCCGACCCCGAAGAACTGGAGCAAAATAAGAATCAGATCATCGGCACCCTCAAGAATTACGACATCACCATTCAGCGGATTTCTGCAACGGTAGGTCCTACTGTAACACTCTATGAAATTGTGCCGGCGCCTGGTGTACGTATCAGCCGCATCAAAAACCTGGAGGATGACATTGCGTTGAGTCTCGCAGCATTGGGCATCCGCATCATTGCACCCATTCCGGGTAAGGGTACCATTGGTATTGAAGTACCCAATGTGCGGAAGAATGTGGTGAGCATGAAGAGTCTGCTGAGCAGCGACAAATATCTCAACAACAAATACAGCCTGCCCATTGCCATTGGCAAAACCATTGCCAACGAGCATTTCGTAGCCGACCTTGCCAGCATGCCGCACTTGCTGATGGCAGGTGCTACCGGTCAGGGTAAATCGGTCGGCATCAATACAGTGCTCGTTAGTTTGTTGTATAAAAAACATCCTTCGCAACTCAAGTTTGTACTGGTCGATCCGAAGAAGGTAGAACTGAGTTTGTACCGCGTCATCGAAAAACACTTTTTGGCTAAACTACCTGGCGAAGATGAAAGCATCATCACCGATACCAAAAAAGTAATCAATACACTCAACGCTTTGTGTATTGAAATGGACAACCGCTACGACCTGCTGAAAGAGGCCCATGTACGCAACATCAAAGAGTACAACGAGAAGTTCATCAAACGCAAGCTCAATCCGCAAAAAGGCCATCAGTATCTACCGTTTATTGTGTTGGTGGTAGATGAATTTGCCGATCTCATCATGACCGCTGGCAAAGAAGTAGAAATGCCGATTGCCCGATTGGCGCAGCTGGCCCGTGCTGTGGGTATTCACCTCATTATTGCTACGCAGCGTCCTTCGGTCAATATCATTACCGGTACCATCAAGGCCAACTTCCCGAGCCGTATTGCTTTTAAAGTGAGTTCAAAAATTGACAGCCGCACCATCCTCGACGCCGGCGGTGCAGAGCAACTCATTGGCAAGGGCGACATGCTCATTAGTCACAATGGCGAACTCATTCGTTTGCAGTGTGCGTTTGTAGATACACCCGAGGTAGAGAAAGTGTGTGAATTTATTGGCACACAACGAGGCTACCCCGATGCCTTCCTGCTGCCCGAATATGTAGATGAAAAAGAACAAGAAGGCCGCGACTTCGACCTGAGCGACCGGGATGTATTGTTTGCCGATGCAGCCCGCTTGATTGTACAAAACCAAATGGGTAGCACCAGCCTAATCCAACGCCGCATGAAGCTAGGCTACAACCGAGCAGGTCGATTGATGGATCGACTGGAAGCTGCAGGCATTGTAGGTGCCAACCAAGGCAGTAAAGCCCGTGAAGTGCTGGTAAAAACCGAACACGAACTGGAGCAGATTCTCGAGAATTTTTAA
- a CDS encoding DUF3822 family protein: MVAKSMDIGTHALLPYEAHNRQLLLEWSPLHLHVLLFNNNTASVEALESFSGSIDDEDEWDALLGQSKLLQLHDVAVKLVAAASRFLPCPLEVLDTDRCKQELDLLLGAALWQHTSSDILQHRDMAIIWQMPELLLQRMRNHFQVMQVQHVQSMLLQRPVATGTIGQLLLAPQQCMLQLQQDGRLIFAACLPVLNADDLAYRLLQVCQQYGLNGAEVQWQCSGMIATDGDLYTSLQKYLQQFQLQTTDVSMPAEATTHYFAHLLAVLS; encoded by the coding sequence ATGGTTGCTAAATCAATGGATATCGGAACACATGCACTGCTGCCTTACGAGGCGCACAACCGTCAGCTGCTGCTGGAGTGGTCGCCGCTGCACTTGCATGTATTACTCTTCAACAACAATACGGCCTCGGTAGAAGCCCTCGAATCATTTAGCGGAAGCATTGATGACGAGGACGAATGGGATGCGCTGCTAGGCCAAAGCAAGCTGCTGCAACTGCACGATGTGGCAGTGAAGCTGGTAGCTGCGGCGTCACGTTTTTTGCCCTGCCCGCTGGAAGTGCTTGATACCGACCGCTGCAAACAGGAACTCGATTTGCTGTTGGGGGCTGCTTTGTGGCAGCATACCAGCTCCGATATTTTACAACACCGCGACATGGCCATTATTTGGCAAATGCCTGAATTGCTGCTGCAAAGAATGCGCAACCATTTTCAGGTAATGCAGGTGCAACATGTGCAGTCAATGCTGCTGCAACGACCTGTAGCTACGGGCACCATTGGTCAACTGCTGCTGGCCCCACAACAATGTATGCTGCAATTGCAACAGGATGGCCGGTTGATTTTTGCAGCTTGCCTGCCGGTATTGAATGCCGATGATTTGGCGTATCGATTGTTGCAGGTTTGTCAGCAATACGGGCTCAATGGGGCCGAGGTGCAATGGCAATGCTCCGGCATGATTGCTACTGATGGCGATTTGTATACCAGCTTACAGAAATACCTGCAACAGTTTCAGTTGCAAACAACCGATGTGTCGATGCCGGCAGAAGCCACCACACATTATTTTGCTCACCTCTTAGCAGTTTTGTCATGA
- a CDS encoding ChaN family lipoprotein, producing MKQLLSFILLLMSITAYTQSLPSYQIFTAKGKKAKWGDVVKAMQQQEVILFGEYHDNPIAHWLQLELTRSLGDQQKITLGAEMFEADNQQALNAFLAGKLSAKGLDSNARLWKNYPTDYAPLVKYAKEKNYAFIATNIPRRYASMVAKGGFEVLDTISAEAKAWMMPLPVAYDSLLPCYKNMLQMMGGHGSSNLPKAQAVKDATMAYFILQHLQPGVPFIHYNGAYHSDNYESINWYLKQSRPGLRIGTISTVTQKDLARLDKEHLGKADFIIVVDEDMTKTY from the coding sequence ATGAAACAACTATTGTCATTCATTTTACTACTGATGAGCATAACGGCTTATACACAATCACTGCCTTCGTATCAAATTTTTACTGCTAAAGGCAAAAAGGCCAAATGGGGCGATGTGGTAAAAGCCATGCAGCAACAGGAAGTGATTTTGTTTGGCGAATACCACGACAATCCTATTGCACATTGGTTGCAACTGGAGCTCACCCGCAGCCTGGGTGATCAGCAAAAAATTACGCTGGGTGCCGAAATGTTTGAAGCCGACAATCAGCAAGCCCTCAATGCTTTTTTAGCGGGCAAGCTATCAGCCAAAGGGCTTGACAGTAATGCACGGCTTTGGAAAAATTATCCCACTGATTATGCGCCGCTGGTAAAATATGCCAAGGAAAAAAACTACGCTTTTATTGCCACCAATATTCCGCGGCGATACGCCAGCATGGTAGCCAAGGGTGGTTTTGAAGTGTTGGACACCATTTCAGCAGAAGCTAAAGCCTGGATGATGCCACTGCCTGTGGCGTACGATTCTTTGTTGCCCTGCTACAAAAACATGCTACAAATGATGGGTGGCCATGGCAGCAGCAACCTGCCCAAAGCACAAGCCGTAAAAGATGCAACGATGGCGTATTTCATTTTGCAACACCTGCAGCCCGGTGTGCCATTTATACACTACAATGGCGCCTACCATAGCGACAATTATGAAAGCATCAACTGGTATCTGAAACAAAGCCGGCCCGGTCTGCGCATTGGCACCATTAGTACCGTTACACAAAAAGACCTTGCCCGGCTCGATAAAGAGCACCTGGGCAAGGCCGATTTTATTATTGTGGTAGACGAGGATATGACGAAAACCTATTGA